A region of Streptomyces halobius DNA encodes the following proteins:
- a CDS encoding SDR family oxidoreductase codes for MEAVRDKAVVVTGAGGGIGAALARRFAAEGARVVVNDLDEAKAERTADEIGALAVPGDASAVVPAARDALGGAIDVFCANAGVGTGGGPDAPEDDWALAWDVNVMAHVRATRDLVPEWLERGSGRFISTVSAAGLLTMVAAAPYSVTKHGAYAFAEWLSLTYRHRGIHVHAICPQGVRTDMLDATGTAGDLVLAPGAIEPAAVADALCAAIEEDRFLVLPHPEVAGYYTARAAEPDRWLGSMNRLQRKLEQAEGSAS; via the coding sequence GTGGAAGCTGTACGGGACAAGGCCGTAGTCGTGACCGGGGCGGGCGGGGGAATCGGCGCCGCGCTGGCCCGCCGGTTCGCCGCCGAAGGCGCCCGGGTCGTGGTCAACGACCTGGACGAGGCCAAGGCCGAGCGGACGGCCGACGAGATAGGCGCCCTCGCCGTCCCCGGCGACGCCTCCGCCGTCGTCCCGGCCGCCCGCGACGCGCTCGGCGGCGCCATCGACGTCTTCTGCGCCAACGCGGGCGTCGGCACCGGCGGCGGCCCCGACGCCCCCGAGGACGACTGGGCGCTGGCCTGGGACGTCAACGTGATGGCGCATGTCCGGGCCACCCGCGACCTGGTGCCCGAGTGGCTGGAGCGCGGCAGCGGCCGGTTCATCTCGACCGTGTCCGCCGCGGGGCTGCTCACCATGGTCGCCGCCGCCCCGTACAGCGTCACCAAGCACGGCGCGTACGCCTTCGCCGAGTGGCTCTCGCTGACCTACCGGCACCGCGGGATCCACGTCCACGCCATCTGCCCCCAGGGCGTCCGCACCGACATGCTGGACGCCACCGGGACCGCCGGTGACCTGGTCCTCGCCCCGGGGGCCATCGAACCCGCCGCCGTCGCCGACGCGCTGTGCGCCGCGATCGAGGAGGACCGCTTCCTGGTCCTGCCGCACCCGGAGGTGGCCGGCTACTACACCGCGCGGGCCGCCGAGCCCGACCGCTGGCTGGGCAGCATGAACCGCCTGCAGCGGAAGCTGGAGCAGGCCGAAGGTAGCGCGTCGTAG
- a CDS encoding ABC transporter permease gives MSPVWYAARTGVRRGWTELRHTFTTGQDVFGYVLWTVLLIVPLFLVRDDPLKGAGISAGAFMLPSMLGMTLAFTGMMTTAQLLATEREDGTLLRAKAVPHGMVGHLVGKIIMVSGTALVSMALPFAAGVFLVDGVARQGGGALLTLVWGVPLGLLATLPMGAVIGSLVASPRTVGLLMLPVMGLVVISGIYFPLSKLPELLQTVGQIFPVYWLGLGLRSALLPADAVAAEIGESWRHLETAGVLGAWAVAGLLLAPSVLRRMARRESGAAMAERHRKAMQRVG, from the coding sequence ATGAGTCCGGTGTGGTACGCGGCGAGAACAGGAGTGCGGCGCGGCTGGACGGAGCTTCGGCATACCTTCACCACCGGCCAGGACGTGTTCGGGTACGTGCTCTGGACGGTCCTGCTCATCGTGCCGCTGTTCCTGGTCAGGGACGATCCGCTGAAGGGCGCAGGCATCTCGGCCGGCGCGTTCATGCTGCCGAGCATGCTGGGGATGACGCTCGCGTTCACCGGGATGATGACCACGGCGCAGCTGCTCGCGACCGAGCGCGAGGACGGCACGTTGCTGCGGGCCAAGGCGGTGCCTCACGGCATGGTCGGCCACCTGGTCGGCAAGATCATTATGGTGTCGGGTACGGCTCTCGTCTCCATGGCCCTCCCCTTCGCCGCCGGTGTGTTCCTGGTGGACGGGGTCGCCCGGCAGGGCGGCGGAGCGTTGCTGACGCTGGTGTGGGGGGTGCCGCTGGGTCTCCTGGCAACCCTGCCGATGGGCGCCGTCATCGGCTCACTCGTCGCCAGTCCGCGCACCGTCGGGTTGCTGATGCTTCCGGTGATGGGACTCGTCGTGATCTCCGGGATCTACTTCCCGCTGTCGAAGCTGCCCGAGTTGCTGCAGACCGTAGGACAGATCTTCCCCGTGTACTGGCTCGGCCTCGGTCTGAGGTCTGCGCTGCTGCCGGCCGACGCGGTCGCCGCCGAGATCGGCGAATCCTGGCGGCACCTGGAGACAGCGGGCGTGCTGGGTGCCTGGGCGGTCGCCGGGCTGCTCCTCGCACCGTCCGTCCTTCGCAGGATGGCCCGCCGCGAGTCCGGAGCCGCGATGGCGGAACGGCACCGGAAGGCGATGCAGCGGGTCGGTTAG
- a CDS encoding LysR family transcriptional regulator produces MALLGPQQYPAELLDTTMDQLRTLIVVRETGTALGAARRLGREQSSVQKQLDTMNRTFAALCGEELVLKQGRGRDALFTATGEAMVDLARRTLGEWSDGVHDARRRLGRTLSVGTTRYTLGFLLDAVERVSEDYERDDVDLKVTHVRTGDLFTKLRGKELDLVCGSVVVTEGEEAELLAPYEVMEWRRSGLSLLTNLPPDRLPGSSFRARDLRRLSLVVSGGVIGRVLKAWYGPDYRQKLTVGAEIEAAHYGFELLRSGVVSGAMLVTRGIGEAAADGRLPEAGGLRTLEIVGDVGPTTEVLVGVFTRSGERDAYGPGHPLNLLWEALSAESERWWLRP; encoded by the coding sequence ATGGCCTTGTTGGGTCCGCAGCAGTATCCGGCCGAGCTGCTTGACACGACCATGGACCAGTTGCGCACGCTGATCGTGGTGCGGGAGACGGGCACGGCGCTGGGCGCTGCCCGCCGACTGGGCCGCGAGCAGTCCAGCGTGCAAAAGCAACTGGACACCATGAACCGCACCTTCGCCGCGCTGTGCGGCGAGGAACTCGTCCTCAAGCAGGGGCGTGGGAGGGACGCCCTGTTCACCGCCACCGGCGAGGCGATGGTCGATCTGGCGCGGCGCACGCTCGGGGAGTGGTCGGACGGGGTGCACGACGCCCGCCGCCGGCTGGGCCGGACGCTGTCCGTCGGCACCACCCGCTACACACTCGGCTTCCTTCTGGACGCGGTGGAACGTGTCAGCGAGGACTACGAGCGCGACGACGTCGACCTGAAGGTCACCCACGTCCGCACCGGTGACCTCTTCACCAAGCTGCGCGGTAAGGAGCTCGATCTCGTCTGCGGCAGTGTGGTCGTCACGGAGGGCGAGGAGGCGGAACTGCTGGCGCCGTACGAGGTCATGGAATGGCGGCGCAGCGGGCTGTCCCTGCTGACGAACCTGCCGCCGGACCGGCTCCCCGGCTCCTCGTTCCGGGCCCGCGATCTGCGCCGGCTGTCCCTGGTGGTCTCGGGCGGCGTGATCGGCCGGGTGCTGAAGGCGTGGTACGGCCCCGACTACCGCCAGAAGCTCACCGTCGGCGCGGAGATAGAGGCCGCGCACTACGGCTTCGAGCTGCTGCGCTCGGGTGTGGTGAGCGGTGCCATGCTCGTCACCCGTGGCATAGGGGAGGCGGCGGCGGACGGCCGTCTCCCGGAGGCCGGGGGGCTGCGGACCCTGGAGATCGTCGGGGATGTGGGGCCCACGACCGAGGTGCTGGTCGGGGTGTTCACGCGGAGCGGAGAGCGGGACGCGTACGGACCGGGCCATCCGCTCAACCTCCTCTGGGAGGCGCTGTCGGCGGAGAGCGAGCGGTGGTGGCTCCGGCCCTAG
- a CDS encoding penicillin acylase family protein yields the protein MRRRTGRLRTAAAAALFALGATVLAPPPTAAAGSSSALDFARAGGAPVAPDYCQSQCADILPPGTNGNATLMEILAHKLFGTRPAHASDQLAPYGALASGYQSLTDDTLSTFFNDASFGVPKDQIAQVTAPRDDVTITRDRKTGVPHIKGTTRYGTEFGVGYAAGQDRLWLMDLFRHIGRGELTSFAGGALANQGLEQQFWPQAPYTEKDLQEQVDYIEDHNGARGKQAMADARAYVDGINAYIRKAEEGRYFPGEYVLTGHVDAVTNAGATRRTSHTDGIKPFTLTDLIALASVVGGLFGNGGGGEVPNALSLLAAQQKYGVEKGTKVWESFRERDDPEAVKTLHDGSSFPYAVKPARAKGTALPDRGSVTPEPLVFDRTGAAASKGVAPPQDPVKAPKKYRKLEGLFKNGVLPEGSFNPTRHRGMSNALLVSGKHTASGNPVAVFGPQTGYFAPQLLMLQEIQGPGISARGASFAGVGMYVQLGRGQDYSWSATSAGQDITDTYAVDLCNADGSEPTKDATSYRYHGACVPMEKLERTNSWKPTIADPTAAGSYRMQVFRTKYGTVTHRATIGGKPVAYTALRSTYRHEADSIIGFQMLNDPAYVRDATSFQKATRHIGYAFNWFYADSRDIAYYNSGLNPVRNPQVDPTLPVKAAAAHEWRGYDPRTNTSDYTPPAQHPQSVNQDYYISWNNKQATNYDSAGFGNGSVHRGSLLDDRVRALTEEGGVTRASLTRAMSEAAVTDLRGEDVLPELLRVLRSKPLADPTLRAAVQRLEAWQEEGAQRRETAAGSHTYTHPDAVRLMDAWWPLLIEGVFKPGLGGELYDALRTNLAIDEAPSAGHGPTGSHAGSAFQYGWWSYADKDLRAVLGDRVDGPLAAPYCGNGRLSACRDTLLATLRQANGKTAERVYPGDDSCRAGDQWCADAIIHRAVGGLTHDTVSWQNRPTYQQVVEFPAHR from the coding sequence ATGCGACGACGTACCGGAAGACTCAGGACCGCCGCCGCGGCAGCCCTGTTCGCCTTGGGTGCCACGGTGCTGGCACCGCCCCCCACCGCGGCCGCCGGATCCTCCTCCGCTCTCGACTTCGCGCGAGCGGGAGGTGCCCCCGTGGCCCCCGACTACTGCCAGAGCCAGTGCGCCGACATCCTGCCGCCGGGCACCAACGGCAACGCGACCCTGATGGAGATCCTCGCCCACAAGCTGTTCGGCACCCGGCCCGCGCACGCCTCCGACCAACTCGCCCCGTACGGCGCGCTGGCGAGCGGCTATCAGTCGCTCACCGACGACACCCTCAGCACCTTCTTCAACGACGCCTCGTTCGGCGTCCCGAAGGACCAGATAGCCCAGGTCACCGCCCCGCGTGACGATGTCACCATCACCCGCGACAGGAAGACCGGCGTCCCGCACATCAAGGGCACCACCCGTTACGGCACCGAGTTCGGCGTCGGCTACGCCGCGGGTCAGGACCGGCTCTGGCTGATGGACCTCTTCCGTCACATCGGACGCGGCGAGCTGACCTCCTTCGCGGGCGGCGCACTCGCCAACCAGGGCCTGGAGCAGCAGTTCTGGCCGCAGGCCCCGTACACCGAGAAGGACCTCCAAGAGCAGGTCGACTACATCGAGGACCACAACGGGGCGCGCGGCAAGCAGGCCATGGCGGACGCCCGGGCGTACGTGGACGGCATCAACGCCTACATCCGGAAGGCCGAGGAAGGCCGCTACTTCCCGGGCGAGTACGTGCTCACCGGGCATGTCGACGCCGTCACCAACGCGGGAGCCACGCGACGGACGTCGCACACCGACGGCATCAAGCCCTTCACGCTCACCGACCTGATCGCGCTGGCCTCCGTCGTCGGCGGTCTCTTCGGCAACGGCGGGGGAGGGGAAGTCCCCAACGCGCTGTCCCTGCTCGCCGCGCAGCAGAAGTACGGCGTGGAGAAGGGCACCAAAGTCTGGGAGTCCTTCCGCGAGCGCGACGACCCCGAGGCCGTGAAGACCCTGCACGACGGCAGCAGCTTCCCGTACGCCGTCAAACCGGCCCGCGCCAAGGGCACCGCGCTGCCCGACCGGGGCTCGGTCACCCCCGAACCACTCGTCTTCGACCGCACGGGCGCCGCCGCCTCCAAGGGCGTGGCACCGCCACAGGACCCGGTCAAGGCCCCGAAGAAGTACCGGAAGCTGGAAGGGCTGTTCAAGAACGGGGTGCTGCCCGAGGGCAGCTTCAACCCGACGCGGCACCGCGGGATGTCCAATGCCCTGCTCGTCTCCGGCAAGCACACCGCCAGCGGCAACCCGGTCGCCGTCTTCGGCCCGCAGACCGGCTACTTCGCGCCGCAGCTGCTGATGCTCCAGGAGATCCAGGGGCCGGGCATCAGCGCCCGCGGCGCCTCCTTCGCGGGCGTCGGCATGTACGTCCAGCTCGGCCGTGGCCAGGACTACTCCTGGAGCGCCACCTCCGCCGGCCAGGACATCACCGACACCTACGCCGTCGACCTGTGCAACGCGGACGGCTCCGAGCCCACCAAGGACGCCACCTCCTACCGCTACCACGGCGCCTGCGTCCCCATGGAGAAGCTGGAGCGCACCAACTCCTGGAAACCCACCATCGCCGACCCGACGGCGGCAGGCTCGTACCGGATGCAGGTCTTCCGCACCAAGTACGGGACCGTCACCCACCGCGCCACCATCGGCGGCAAGCCCGTCGCCTACACCGCGCTGCGCTCCACCTACCGCCACGAGGCCGACTCCATCATCGGCTTCCAGATGCTCAACGACCCCGCGTACGTCCGCGACGCCACGTCCTTCCAGAAGGCCACCCGGCACATCGGCTACGCCTTCAACTGGTTCTATGCCGACTCCCGCGACATCGCCTACTACAACAGCGGCCTCAACCCGGTCCGCAACCCCCAAGTCGACCCCACGCTGCCCGTCAAGGCGGCCGCGGCCCACGAATGGCGGGGCTACGACCCCAGGACCAATACCAGCGACTACACCCCGCCCGCCCAGCACCCGCAGTCCGTCAACCAGGACTACTACATCTCCTGGAACAACAAGCAGGCCACCAACTACGACTCGGCCGGCTTCGGCAACGGCTCCGTCCACCGCGGCAGTCTGCTGGACGACCGGGTACGCGCGCTGACCGAGGAGGGCGGGGTGACCCGCGCGTCGCTGACCCGGGCGATGTCCGAGGCCGCCGTCACCGACCTGCGCGGCGAGGACGTCCTGCCCGAACTCCTGCGGGTACTGCGCAGCAAGCCCCTCGCCGATCCCACGCTCCGCGCCGCCGTCCAGCGACTGGAGGCATGGCAAGAGGAGGGCGCACAGCGCCGGGAGACCGCCGCGGGCTCGCACACCTACACCCACCCCGACGCCGTACGGCTGATGGACGCCTGGTGGCCGCTGCTGATCGAGGGCGTCTTCAAGCCGGGCCTGGGCGGCGAGCTCTACGACGCACTGCGCACCAACCTCGCCATCGACGAGGCGCCGTCGGCCGGTCACGGCCCGACCGGTTCGCACGCCGGATCCGCGTTCCAGTACGGCTGGTGGAGCTACGCCGACAAGGACCTCCGCGCGGTGCTCGGCGACCGGGTCGACGGCCCGCTCGCGGCCCCGTACTGCGGCAACGGCCGGCTGTCGGCCTGCCGTGACACCCTGCTCGCCACGCTCCGGCAGGCGAACGGGAAGACGGCCGAGCGGGTCTACCCGGGCGACGACAGCTGCCGGGCCGGCGACCAGTGGTGCGCGGACGCGATCATCCACCGTGCGGTGGGCGGTCTGACGCACGACACCGTCAGCTGGCAGAACCGGCCGACGTATCAGCAGGTCGTGGAGTTCCCCGCACATCGGTGA
- a CDS encoding exo-beta-N-acetylmuramidase NamZ family protein — protein sequence MALSRRVLLGHLAATGAAGAAVTAAGPAHAARPPHGGGRPVRTGFDMLAADGYRLLDGRRIGIVTNPTGVTSGLDHIVDVLHADDRVRLTAVFGPEHGFRGTAQAGGSEGRYDDPATGLPVYDIYQKSGKELAEIFTTSGVDTIVFDIQDVGARFYTYIWTLYDCMVAAVLAGKRFLVLDRPNPVTGRSATGPVLDKAYASFLGREPIPQAHGMTVVELALLFNGEFVPKAAGRPVELETVRMSGWRRADFFDATSLPWVPPSPNMPTADTALVYAGTCLFEGTSLSEGRGTTRPFELLGADGIDRRWAEAAGELGLPGVHFREAYFAPTFSKFQGKTIGGVQLHVHDRELFDPVRTGIGLLVTAKRVWDGFAWRPDHGIDKLTGSSTVRKMIDKGAGTDEVVGAWREGLERFRAVRRRYLRYR from the coding sequence ATGGCCCTGTCGAGACGCGTTCTTCTCGGGCATCTGGCGGCGACCGGAGCGGCCGGGGCCGCGGTCACCGCGGCCGGTCCCGCTCACGCGGCGCGGCCCCCGCACGGCGGTGGTCGACCGGTGCGCACCGGCTTCGACATGCTGGCCGCCGACGGCTACCGCCTCCTGGACGGCCGCCGGATCGGCATCGTCACCAACCCCACCGGCGTCACCAGCGGGCTGGACCACATCGTCGACGTCCTGCACGCCGACGACCGGGTGCGGCTGACCGCCGTCTTCGGACCCGAGCACGGCTTCCGCGGCACCGCCCAGGCGGGCGGCTCCGAGGGCCGCTACGACGATCCGGCCACCGGGCTGCCGGTGTACGACATTTACCAGAAGAGCGGCAAGGAACTCGCCGAGATCTTCACGACCTCCGGTGTCGACACCATCGTCTTCGACATCCAGGACGTCGGCGCGCGCTTCTACACCTACATCTGGACGCTCTACGACTGCATGGTGGCGGCCGTCCTGGCCGGCAAGCGCTTCCTCGTCCTCGACCGCCCGAATCCGGTCACCGGCCGCTCGGCCACCGGCCCGGTACTGGACAAGGCGTATGCGTCGTTCCTCGGCCGGGAACCGATCCCGCAGGCGCACGGGATGACGGTGGTGGAGCTGGCGCTGCTGTTCAACGGCGAGTTCGTACCGAAGGCCGCCGGGCGGCCGGTGGAGCTGGAGACCGTCCGGATGAGCGGCTGGCGGCGGGCGGACTTCTTCGACGCGACGAGCCTGCCATGGGTGCCGCCGAGCCCCAATATGCCCACCGCCGACACCGCGCTGGTCTACGCGGGCACCTGCCTGTTCGAAGGCACCAGTCTCTCCGAGGGGCGCGGCACCACCCGGCCCTTCGAACTGCTGGGCGCGGACGGCATCGACCGGCGGTGGGCCGAGGCGGCCGGCGAACTCGGCCTGCCCGGCGTGCACTTCAGGGAGGCGTACTTCGCCCCCACCTTCTCCAAGTTCCAGGGCAAGACGATCGGCGGCGTCCAGCTGCACGTCCACGATCGCGAGCTGTTCGACCCGGTACGCACCGGCATCGGCCTGCTGGTGACCGCGAAGCGGGTCTGGGACGGCTTCGCCTGGCGGCCGGACCACGGCATCGACAAGCTCACCGGCTCGTCGACGGTACGGAAGATGATCGACAAGGGCGCGGGGACGGACGAGGTGGTGGGCGCCTGGCGGGAGGGTCTGGAGCGCTTCCGCGCGGTGCGGCGGCGGTATCTGCGGTATCGCTAG
- a CDS encoding ABC transporter ATP-binding protein has protein sequence MVIDVRDLRMRYRGQDVLNGLGFTVRRGEVVVLLGPNGAGKTTTIEVLEGFRMRSAGDVTVLGTDPARGDERWRARLGIVLQSWRDHGKWRVRELLAQLGSYYAPYSTALVRRPWDVDELIASVGLTEQADKRVGTLSGGQRRRFDVAVGIVGRPELLFLDEPTAGLDPEARNEFHGLVRGLADESTTVLMTTHDLAEAEKLADRILVLAGGRIVADGAAEELSRQASAEATVRWTRDGLPFEEATAEPTRFVRRLFEEHGEAIGGLEVRRASLEDTYLTMVRELEAGSVPGERAAHGFGEGSR, from the coding sequence ATGGTCATCGACGTACGGGATCTGCGGATGCGCTACCGCGGCCAGGATGTGCTAAACGGGCTGGGCTTCACGGTCCGGCGAGGTGAAGTCGTCGTGCTGCTCGGCCCGAACGGCGCGGGTAAGACCACCACGATCGAGGTCTTGGAGGGCTTCCGGATGCGCTCGGCCGGTGATGTGACCGTCCTCGGCACCGATCCGGCTCGCGGGGACGAGCGGTGGCGTGCACGCCTGGGCATCGTGTTGCAGTCCTGGCGCGACCACGGCAAGTGGCGGGTGCGGGAACTGCTGGCCCAGCTTGGTTCGTACTACGCGCCGTACTCCACCGCCCTCGTTCGGCGGCCGTGGGACGTCGACGAGCTCATCGCCTCCGTGGGGCTGACCGAGCAGGCGGACAAGCGGGTCGGAACCCTGTCGGGCGGGCAGCGCAGGCGTTTCGACGTGGCCGTCGGCATCGTGGGCAGACCCGAGCTGCTGTTCCTGGACGAGCCGACGGCCGGTCTGGACCCGGAGGCCAGGAACGAGTTCCACGGTCTGGTACGTGGGCTCGCGGACGAGAGCACCACCGTTCTGATGACCACGCACGACCTGGCCGAGGCGGAGAAGCTCGCCGACCGGATCCTCGTTCTGGCCGGTGGCCGGATCGTGGCCGATGGTGCGGCAGAGGAGCTGTCCCGGCAGGCGTCGGCCGAGGCCACCGTGCGCTGGACGCGGGACGGGCTGCCCTTCGAGGAGGCGACGGCCGAGCCCACCCGGTTCGTCCGTCGGCTGTTCGAGGAGCACGGCGAGGCGATCGGCGGGCTGGAGGTGCGCCGGGCGAGCCTGGAGGACACCTACTTGACGATGGTGCGGGAGCTGGAGGCGGGGAGCGTCCCCGGCGAGCGGGCGGCACACGGTTTCGGGGAGGGATCGCGATGA